Proteins found in one Hevea brasiliensis isolate MT/VB/25A 57/8 chromosome 18, ASM3005281v1, whole genome shotgun sequence genomic segment:
- the LOC110643727 gene encoding urea-proton symporter DUR3 — protein sequence MGSSGCPPFQFSAKYYHYQVSENGDGCLRQPSFFQGRPVLNQGVGYSVILGFGVFFAVFTSFLVWLEKRYVGSRHTSEWFNTAGRNVKTGLIASAIVSQWTWAATILQSSNVAWRYGVSGPFWYASGATIQVLLFGIMAIEIKRKAPHAHTICEIVKARWGISAHVVFLIFCLLTNIIVTAMLLLGGSAVVNALTGVNIYAASFLIPLGVIVYTLAGGLKATFLASYIHSVIVHAVLVIFVYLVYTASSELGSPSVIYNRLAEVASKSRLCQEPISHDGQSCGPVSGNYKGSYLTMLSSGGLVFGIINIAGNFGTVFVDNGYWVSAIAARPSSTHKGYLLGGLVWFAVPFSLATSLGLGALALDLPISESEASHGLVPPATAIALMGKGGSILLLTMLFMAVTSAGSSELIAVSSLCTYDIYRTYINPNASGKKILKVSRAVVLGFGCFMGLLAIILNKAGVSLGWMYLATGVLVGSAVLPIAFMLLWSKANAMGAILGTIIGCILGIVTWLLVTVIEYGHLNLDTTGRNAPMLAGNLVSILTGGAVHAVCSLLRPQNYDWDTTRQITVVEKEKDELPAEEFKEEKLTKAKSWIIKWGVGFSVVIVILWPLLTLPAGEFSLGYFTFWAVIAIAWGTIGSAVIIALPLVESWETIQSVFLGMFTNDKLLEKMEEMNVKLSTIIQAMPEAQKIYLLEKEKSKKQETAEHLA from the exons ATGGGTTCTTCTGGGTGTCCACCATTTCAATTCTCAGCTAAGTATTATCATTATCAAGTCTCTGAGAATGGAGATGGGTGTCTCAGGCAGCCCAGTTTCTTTCAAGGCAGGCCTGTCCTCAATCAAGGGGTTGGCTACTCTGTTATTCTTGGTTTTGGAGTCTTTTTTGCTGTCTTCACTTCTTTCTTG gtaTGGTTAGAGAAACGATATGTTGGATCTCGGCATACATCAGAATGGTTCAACACTGCAGGCAGGAATGTCAAAACAGGACTTATTGCTAGTGCAATTGTATCCCAG TGGACTTGGGCTGCTACAATTTTGCAAAGCTCTAATGTTGCTTGGCGGTATGGAGTCAGTGGACCTTTTTGGTATGCTAGTGGGGCTACTATCCAG GTACTCTTGTTTGGTATAATGGCTATAGAGATCAAAAGGAAAGCTCCTCATGCACATACTATCTGTGAAATTGTAAAAGCTCG TTGGGGGATTTCTGCACATGTTGTGTTCCTCATTTTTTGCTTATTAACAAACATTATTGTAACGGCTATGCTGCTTCTTGGTGGTTCTGCTGTTGTAAATGCACTTACTGGAGTGAATATTTACGCAGCTAGCTTTCTAATTCCACTCGGAGTAATTGTCTATACTCTAGCTGGAGGGCTAAAAGCAACCTTCTTGGCAAGTTATATACATTCTGTTATAG TGCATGCGGTTCTAGTCATTTTTGTGTACCTAGTTTACACAGCAAGCAGTGAGCTGGGAAGTCCCAGTGTTATATATAACCGTCTGGCGGAGGTGGCTAGTAAGTCAAGACTGTGTCAAGAACCGATTTCACATGATGGGCAATCCTGTGGTCCTGTCAGTGGAAATTACAAGGGTTCTTACTTAACAATGTTGAGTTCAGGTGGTCTGGTTTTTGGAATTATAAACATTGCTGGAAACTTCGGTACGGTTTTTGTTGACAAT GGATATTGGGTGAGTGCCATCGCCGCCAGACCTTCATCAACGCATAAGGGGTATTTGTTGGGTGGCCTTGTGTGGTTTGCTGTACCATTCTCTTTGGCAACATCTCTGGGTCTGGGGGCACTTGCCCTTGATTTACCAATATCAGAAAGTGAGGCAAGCCATGGACTTGTTCCTCCAGCTACTGCTATAGCTTTGATGGGGAAAGGAGGATCAATACTTCTTCTTACAATGCTTTTCAT GGCTGTGACATCTGCTGGGTCCTCTGAGTTAATTGCTGTTTCATCATTATGCACATATGATATCTACCGtacttacataaatccaaatgcaAGTGGGAAAAAAATCCTCAAAGTGTCAAGGGCTGTTGTCCTCGGCTTTGGATGTTTCATGGGATTGTTAGCAATAATACTGAATAAGGCTGGAGTCTCATTAGGTTGGATGTATCTTGCCACGGGAGTGCTTGTTGGTTCTGCTGTTCTTCCTATTGCTTTTATGCTTCTGTGGAGCAAAGCAAACGCAATGGGTGCCATTCTTGGAACAATTATTGGTTGTATTCTCGGTATTGTAACTTGGCTATTAGTTACAGTCATTGAATATGGCCATTTAAATCTTGACACAACTGGCCGTAATGCACCAATGCTGGCTGGAAACCTTGTCTCTATACTTACAGGTGGAGCTGTTCATGCTGTTTGTAGTCTTTTGCGGCCCCAAAACTATGATTGGGATACCACCAGGCAGATCACAGTAGTTGAAAAGGAAAAAGACGAGCTTCCAGCAGAAGAGTTCAAGGAGGAGAAACTTACCAAAGCAAAATCCTGGATAATTAAATGGGGTGTCGGTTTCAGTGTTGTGATTGTTATATTATGGCCTCTTCTCACTCTTCCTGCAG GGGAATTCAGCTTGGGATACTTCACATTCTGGGCAGTAATTGCTATAGCATGGGGCACCATAGGATCGGCAGTAATCATTGCTCTACCACTGGTTGAAAGCTGGGAAACCATCCAAAGTGTATTTCTGGGAATGTTTACAAATGACAAGCTTCTGGAAAAGATGGAGGAGATGAATGTCAAACTAAGTACAATCATTCAGGCTATGCCGGAAGCTCAGAAAATTTACTTGCTCGAGAAAGAGAAATCCAAAAAACAAGAAACAGCAGAGCACCTGGCTTAA